A DNA window from Daucus carota subsp. sativus chromosome 3, DH1 v3.0, whole genome shotgun sequence contains the following coding sequences:
- the LOC108212860 gene encoding DELLA protein RGL1 — protein sequence MSDDFGLSSPNLIQTEYRPLEVLEKEIYTQAEQASISKINVPEERNLVSIDLGHDINKGKEADMGFGGAHHELPCSLSPEIDFPLKNKPDSNSASLFELLGRYEKRGKNLADEHCNPSSEITTSSRKLSTEEIIRVAAERYIEFPGKDLDCVTTFIHPYGSALSSLSLEETRGADLAHLLLAAADKIWDGKIDSARRLLMRCECKASKSGNPVERLASYFSEALQERIFRETGSRRIKMVSYEARTPNNGLSTGVDKTVLATHDDIPFSKVMQFATTQTILDHVAMETNIHIIDLHIRSGIHWPPMIQALSERKAHPIQHLKITALDTEDKQKVEDICKRLESFANPLNIAFSFNVVTVDDIRDLKKELFGIQAGEAVVIYAPTILRTMIPWPDKLETLMRVIGDIRPLLMIVQEVDANDNSPSFINRFVEALFFYSTWFDCLEDCLDRSNQYRMTLENNYFGRGIINCISTEGEERITRSVKIDVWRSYFARFQMVEVEVPKSSLRQAEMVLKKEFPCARFCTLNNDGKCLIIRWKGTPMFSLSTWKFQEAPLYVELFD from the coding sequence ATGTCCGATGATTTTGGGTTATCAAGTCCTAATCTTATTCAAACTGAATATAGGCCACTTGAAGTGCTTGAAAAAGAAATTTATACTCAAGCAGAACAAGCATCTATATCCAAAATAAATGTACCTGAAGAGCGGAATCTAGTTTCCATAGACCTTGGGCATGATATAAACAAAGGAAAAGAAGCAGACATGGGATTTGGAGGTGCACATCATGAGCTCCCATGCAGCCTCTCTCCAGAAATAGACTTCCCACTAAAGAATAAGCCTGATTCAAATTCTGCGTCATTGTTTGAGCTCCTCGGCAGATATGAAAAAAGGGGTAAGAATTTGGCAGATGAACATTGCAATCCAAGCAGCGAGATTACCACAAGTAGCCGGAAGCTGTCAACAGAAGAAATCATAAGGGTGGCTGCAGAAAGATACATCGAGTTCCCTGGCAAAGATCTTGACTGTGTCACCACTTTTATCCACCCATATGGTTCTGCCTTGTCAAGTCTGTCACTGGAAGAAACAAGAGGCGCAGACCTAGCACACCTTCTATTAGCTGCAGCTGATAAAATTTGGGATGGGAAAATTGATTCTGCAAGGAGATTGCTTATGCGGTGTGAGTGCAAGGCCTCTAAATCAGGCAATCCAGTTGAAAGACTAGCATCATATTTTTCAGAAGCTCTGCAAGAAAGAATCTTCAGAGAAACAGGAAGCAGAAGAATTAAGATGGTGAGTTACGAGGCTAGAACCCCCAATAATGGCCTCTCAACAGGTGTTGACAAGACAGTTTTGGCAacccatgatgacattccatttAGTAAGGTGATGCAATTTGCAACAACGCAAACAATTTTAGATCATGTCGCAATGGAAACCAATATACACATCATTGATCTTCATATTAGGAGTGGAATTCACTGGCCACCGATGATACAAGCCCTTTCAGAGCGGAAAGCTCATCCAATTCAGCACCTTAAGATAACTGCTCTCGATACAGAAGATAAGCAAAAGGTTGAGGATATCTGCAAGAGGCTAGAAAGCTTTGCCAACCCACTGAACATCGCTTTTTCATTCAATGTGGTGACTGTAGATGACATTCGTGACCTAAAGAAAGAACTATTTGGTATTCAAGCTGGTGAAGCGGTGGTTATCTATGCACCAACAATACTAAGGACAATGATCCCATGGCCTGATAAACTGGAAACTCTAATGAGGGTAATTGGAGATATTCGTCCCCTACTTATGATCGTACAAGAAGTAGATGCAAACGACAACTCACCTTCATTTATCAATCGCTTTGTTGAGGCACTTTTCTTTTATAGTACATGGTTTGACTGCTTGGAAGATTGCCTGGACCGCAGTAATCAGTACAGGATGACTCTTGAGAACAATTATTTTGGCAGAGGAATTATAAACTGTATTTCAACTGAGGGAGAAGAAAGGATCACAAGAAGTGTGAAGATCGACGTGTGGAGATCATACTTTGCAAGGTTTCAAATGGTGGAAGTTGAAGTCCCAAAATCATCTCTTCGTCAAGCAGAAATGGTTCTTAAGAAGGAATTTCCTTGTGCAAGGTTCTGCACTCTGAATAATGACGGCAAGTGTCTAATAATCAGATGGAAAGGAACACCGATGTTTTCACTTTCGACCTGGAAGTTTCAAGAAGCTCCATTATACGTTGAATTGTTTGATTAA
- the LOC108211307 gene encoding protein trichome birefringence-like 6: MEKQRSFSIKPTRFMVFSFTVSFSLTLLAFFSIWVIHSTPILHQEPHFDLGSGHDPVGDFSSNSSHEVKNAIFIGTQLIGSVNTSGFSNFSRTGSDLNDTQDSLSHLNGSVSELISSVLIAPKQSNLDFDGVVISGNALNAHENGSESLSGKVEVSKNSEIQESSKKLCDVTKGKWVFDDSYPLYTNVTCPFIDEGFSCQSNGRLDKDYMKWRWQPQHCDIPRFNATAMLNLIRGKRLVFVGDSINRNQWESMLCLLVGAIKDPKRVYEAHGRRITKEKGNYCFKFLDYKCTVEFYVSHYLVHEGKARVGKKRLQTLRIDTMDRGASRWKGADIIVFNTAHWWSHYKTKSGVNYYQEGQQVYPRLDVSTAFQKALMTWGSWLDKYINPQKTQVFFRNSAPSHFRGGQWNAGGHCREASQPVNETSRTTYYEKNIILEEVLKQMKIPVTILNITGLSDYRVDGHPSVYGRRPGKSSSGGQDCSHWCLPGVPDTWNELLYFYLQSNTRHT; this comes from the exons ATGGAGAAGCAAAGAAGTTTCTCTATAAAGCCCACAAGATTTATGGTGTTTTCTTTCACCGTCTCATTTTCTTTGACTCTTTTAGCCTTTTTCTCCATCTGGGTCATTCATTCTACTCCCATTCTTCATCAAGAACCTCACTTTGACCTCGGGTCGGGTCATGACCCGGTTGGTGATTTTAGTTCTAATTCATCACATGAAGTGAAAAATGCAATTTTCATTGGTACCCAGTTGATAGGTTCTGTTAATACATCTGGGTTTTCAAATTTTTCAAGAACTGGTAGTGATTTGAATGACACTCAAGATTCTTTAAGTCATCTGAATGGTTCAGTGAGTGAGTTGATTAGTTCAGTTTTGATTGCTCCGAAGCAGAGTAATTTGGATTTTGATGGGGTGGTTATAAGTGGAAATGCATTAAATGCCCATGAGAATGGATCTGAGTCTTTATCAGGGAAAGTGGAGGTTTCTAAAAATAGTGAAATCCAAGAAAGTAGTAAAAAGTTATGTGATGTTACTAAAGGGAAGTGGGTTTTTGATGATAGTTATCCTTTGTATACAAATGTTACATGTCCATTTATAGATGAAGGTTTTAGTTGTCAATCTAATGGGAGATTGGACAAGGATTATATGAAATGGAGGTGGCAGCCACAACATTGTGACATTCCCAG GTTCAATGCGACAGCAATGCTGAACCTAATTAGAGGGAAGAGACTTGTTTTTGTGGGTGATTCGATTAACAGGAATCAATGGGAATCAATGTTATGCTTGTTGGTGGGAGCCATTAAAGATCCTAAGAGGGTTTATGAGGCTCATGGGCGGCGAATAACTAAAGAGAAGGGAAACTATTGTTTCAAGTTTCTG GATTATAAGTGTACAGTTGAATTCTATGTGAGCCATTATTTGGTGCATGAGGGTAAGGCAAGGGTTGGGAAAAAAAGATTGCAGACATTGCGTATTGATACTATGGATAGGGGTGCATCGAGATGGAAAGGAGCTGACATCATTGTCTTTAATACTGCTCATTGGTGGAGTCATTACAAAACAAAATCTGG GGTTAATTATTATCAAGAAGGACAACAAGTTTATCCTCGTCTTGATGTCTCAACAGCTTTCCAAAAAGCATTGATGACATGGGGATCATGGCTAGATAAGTATATCAATCCGCAAAAAACACAAGTTTTCTTTCGAAATTCTGCGCCTTCACACTTCAG AGGAGGTCAATGGAATGCTGGTGGCCACTGCCGAGAAGCTTCTCAGCCAGTAAATGAAACTTCAAGAACCACCTACTATGAAAAGAATATCATTTTGGAAGAAGTCTTAAAACAGATGAAAATACCTGTTACTATTTTGAATATAACTGGTTTGTCAGATTATCGAGTAGATGGCCACCCATCTGTATATGGAAGAAGACCTGGGAAAAGTTCTTCTGGTGGTCAAGATTGCAGTCATTGGTGTCTTCCTGGGGTTCCAGATACGTGGAATGAGCTCTTGTATTTCTACTTGCAGTCTAACACACGACATACATAG